TAGCAGCCTGCGTGGCTCAAGAGTCGACGACCATAGTGATCGAAACGTTTTCGGGTCGTAAGTGGGAAGGGCTGATCGACGACAAATCGAATGCTCAGCAGCTGGTCTTGCGCTTCGAGCGCGGCGGCGCGGTGCTGTGGCGGCCCATTGCCTGGAGTGAAGTGAAAGCAGCCTTCCTCGCAGGTAAGCCCATCGCCGCAGCAACGCTCGCTACCAAAGTAAAGGAATTGGCAACGCCCGCGAAGTCAAAAGCGGAACGCGCGAAGCTGCAGCCTTTGCCGCCAGCCGACGAATTCCCCAGTGACACAAAACCGCCACTGCCGCCGGCAAAAGTGATTTCCATCTCGACCGATGCCTTGCTGGCCAATTGGGACGGAGATGTCGAGGCCGACGGACTCGTCATTTATATGCAGCCCATCACCGGTTGGCAGGACGTCGCGCTGGCCAGCGGCACATTGGAAGTGGAGCTCTACGCGCTCGAAGCTCGTGACTTCAGCCTGGCATCGACTAGTCGCGGCCGTATGGTTTCGCCAATCGCTCGCTGGTCGCACGCGGTAAACCCCAGCGACTATGGCCAGCGGGGTGCCACGATTCAACTTCCCTTTCAAGCTGCACATCCTGAATTTGACGATCGCCTTAGTGCTTATGGCCTCGTACACATCAAGTTCTCGGTTCCTGGTAGCGGCGTGTTCGAGCAATCAATCGACGGCGTCCGCATTCGCCCCTGGGCACCGCTACGAGACTATTTGCAGGTAGATACCGGAGCACGATTCTTACCGCACGAAACAACCGGCCGCGGCAAAACTTCGTGGTACACCGACGATCAATAACATGGCGCTCAATAACCAGTAAGAAGCGTTTCACGACTTCCGCGGCGCGGCGGTGGGCTTGGGCTTAACCTGGCTCAGCTTGCGAGGATCGCGGAGTGAAGCAGTAGCATCGAACAACCAGCCCTCCTCTTCGCGCGTCCAATACTGCATGATTTTTCGCGTACCCAGGATCCGAGAGCTGATAATGACGTTCGCCACCAATTGATCAGAATCGGCCTCAATTACTTCGACTTGAACATTAGTTGTGTCGTTGGGTCGAAACTTCTGCTGGATCGAAGCGAAGTGCGTGATTCGCCATTTCTGAAAATCCCCCAGCTCGTACTCATCTTCTCCCACGAGCGCCTCGGCCAGTTCCCAGTCTCCGGCAAGACAGTGGGCAGTCATCTGCGCGGCGAGGCTTTTGGGCGATGTCCCCACCAGAAGCCAGCGCGAGAACATGACGAGCAACAAGCAGCCTAGAACTGCACCCGCAATCAGCACAGTGCGAGAAGGGAGTTGGCTGGTAGTTACTCCCTTCGCAGCCTTTTCTTGTTGACGGTGAAGGAGTGACTTCTCCTGCATTTCGCGAAAGAGGCTTGCCACTTGTTCGACGCTGTGCAGTTTGCCGTCAGGTCCTCGCCTGAGTGGTAATTGGCACGATGTGCATGAAGCGTGGTCGTTCACGTCGAGCAGGGCGAAGCCTGCAATGTGGCACCTCGGACAAGTGAACTCACGCTCGCGGGGGTTACGTCTCAGCAAAGCTTGCCCACTGCGGTCCACTTGATACCAGGCGCGGCACTCCAGGCAGCGCATACCGCGATCCAACTGGTCGACCTGTGCCCATCCGCGCGCGCGGCACGATGGGCACTCCAGCGGCACAAACAAATCCTGTCCCACTGCAGGACGACTTCCCGCAGGGGGCTTTATCTCTGGCTGAGACATTCGACTTTAGTAATCTGTCGCGCTCAGGGCCTCGCCACCCGACCGAGTCGACAAGGCAGCCAACACCCACAGAGCGACTTTATCGGAAATGAACTCCACAGAGCCATCAGCAATGGCAAAATTCGCTCCCCGATCGTGGAAGCTGTAAAACAAGAAGCCATATTCGTTTGAACTGTTGATCTTCATCTTGCCAGGGATTGTGCCACCACACCAATCGACGCGAGCACCGATGGTGTAGGGATTGTCATTCGTGGCCCAAGCGCCACCACGAGCACGAGCGCAGTTGGCGCTCATGGTGTCAGCCACTGCAGGCCTCATCACGCGGCCGCGCCAAACGTCTTCACGGCCCGCACATTCGCCCATCAGAATCGTGTTCGAAGTGCCGTCGGTGATCGACTTGAAGGTCGTCTTGCGAAAGGCGTAAGGATAGGTGTTGCCAGTCGGAATGTTCGGGTTGGCATCTTCGAATGGACGAAGTGCACCAGCCAGGAACGAAGCTCCATTAAAGTTAATCTGGTAGGCGGTCGGCAGATCGGTATTGATTGCCGAAGAAACACCTTCCACGGCGAAATAATCGCCACAGGCACCCACTTTGTCGCCAGCCGATGAATCGAGCTTGTTCTGAATTCGCTCCGGGATCGGAGTCGACGGGCAGATAAACGCGCGAATGTGCTTCTTTGCAGTGGTGCCGTTCGGAATCGCGGTCATCGTCGCTTCGTCGGTATCGCGCCACCAGTTGCAATCGAGATCGTAGTTGGCGTCGCTAACCATGTTCGCCTGCTCGAGGAACGGCAGGATATCAGGAGCCCAGCTACGTTGTGGCTTGGTAGTACGCTTGCTGGCGGGAAGATAGCTCAGCGCATTTTCGTGATTGTGCATCGCAAGGGCAATTTGCCGAAGATTATTTGAGCAGGATGCTCGAGACGCAGCTTCACGCGCCTTCTGCACTGCGGGCAGCAGTAGCGCCACGAGCACGGCAATAATTGCCATCACTACGAGCAACTCCACCAAAGTAAACGCACGTCGCCGAACCAACATTTTCATTGTTACCGCTCCCCGCGCAGGACCACCTCGTTCCCCGCGAGCGAACGTCACGCGCAAGGTTCGAAACAATTTCGTGTGCAACAAACGTCATCGTTTGTTGTCGGCCTGCCGCCCGATGCAAGCGGAGTGCCGCAGAATGCTACGGGAGGTAATTTGAAGGATTCTTCGCAAAACAAGCGGAATTAGACCGATATGCGTTTTGCTTGTCGGTGAAGCGGAGAATCCGGTGTCGGCGACTACAGCGCGCATGTCGAATCTGTCGTCACGCAAACTTAGTCCTTCATGGGCGGCGGGCCGACTGCTGCTTCGGCTTCTGCCCAATCGAGCGTCGCCAGAATTCCGCGCAATGGAATGCGAGTCCAATCGGGACGCTGCTGTAGCTCGAGTTCCAACTCGCTGAGCCACTTGTCGAGCATCAAGCTGGTCAGCAGCAATTTCCGATCGGCTTCGCTTGTGGGCAGGATGGGAACGCCTGCGACGGTCGAAGCATACGACGGCACAAAAGTCCCAGCGACCCAGTTGAACCAGAGCCGGCCCCACAGTCCAAGGCGCTGGCGATCTTCATCCCGAATTGTCCCCTGCGGCCGCCCGCGCCCGGTGCTCAAACCATAGAGGGTCGATATCGCAGCACTGGCAAACGAACTGAGCATGCCCACCACATCGCTGAGCGGTGTGCGTTTGATGCGCCGCTCGCCGATGGTCTGCGTCGGCAACCCCTCCAGGTCGATGAAGACAAAATCGCGACCGGTATGTAACACCTGTCCCAAGTGGCACTCCCCCTGCACGCGCGTTCTTAGCATCGGCAGCTTGCGATCGATCAAGCGGTGGAAACAGGCGAGGATGGCAACTTCGCTCTCAATCACTTGAGCAGCCATCGGACGCAATTCCACGGGCAATGCACTATGCTGCTGTGATAATTCGTAGAGCACATCCAGGGCTTGCGTGCGCATCGCTTGGTAGAGCGACCGTTGGTACTGTGGCGAGAATTCGAGCGGCGCAAACGCGGGTCGTTCGGAAGTATTCGCCAGCGCTAAATGCAATTCGCCCAAGCGGCGTCCCAGAATGCGCACATTCTCGAGATAGCTGCCGATTAGTTCCTCCGCGATTTCCGGCAGCATTCGATCGGCAGCAAACGGATTAAAGCTACTGCCGCGCAGCGTCGCATCAGGATCGGGCAGTGTCGCAACGCGTTCGTAGAACGTGCTGAGGCAATCGAGCGTATATTGCCAGGCGTCGGACTCGTGCGGAACATACTGAGTGACGATCCCCAGGGTCATCGGTTCCGCCTTACGGCGTTTGTATTCCACACTGGCGATCAGCGGCGCAACAGAAACCGGCGCCCCTTGCTCACTCAGCATCGTGCCAATCTCGACCTCCGGATGGGGACCTGCTTCCACGCCCCGATAAACCTTTAGCAGCCATTTGTTGCCGAAGTTATAGCAATGATTGAAGTGCTCGGTAGTAACGATCATGGGTGGCAGCGATGAATCATCGACAGGCATGCTTTGCAACTTCGACGTCACCAACTCGCCACCGAATGCCCCCGGAACACTGCGGCCACTTTGAATGGCGTCAAAAACTGCCTGGGCAAAGGCCGGCACTTCCGAAGTGTCGTAGAGCACTCCCTGGACACTATCTGGACTTCCTTTCAGGCGAGCTACGATTCTGCCGAGTTGTGTGGCAGGCCATTCGTCAAGCACATCGAGCGGAGCGAAGCCCAACGGAATTGCATGCGACTCAGGATCGCCTTCGTTAAATTCCATTTCCATGATTGCCAGATGGAACATACCGGGAGCGATGGCCAAAACATCGCGTAAGTGCGTCGCGCGAATCTTGCGAGTTGCTTTTTGCTGGGGAATCGTACGCTGCAAGTAGGTGCGCAGTACCCCGGCGAGTGCCAAGTCACCAGCGCCGGCAAAGATCTGCTCCCAACTGATTGCGGAAGCGGGCACGATCAATTCGGGCACTCGCGCGGGTAGCCCCGCGGCAATCGCTTCGGTCTTCGAACCAAGAGAGAACCAATAAAACGTGTGTGGGCCGAGGGTGAGCAGGTAAGGGAGTTTGCCGATTTGCGGAAAGGGAGTCTGCCCAAAAAGTTCGACCGGGGCGATTCCTTCGAACGAACTCAAATCAAGCTCGACATACTGCACGAAGCGCGAGAGGTTTGCCACTACAAGCAAGGTCTCGCCCTGATATTTTCGTACGAAGGCCAGAATTTTGCGATTCTGCGGGTCAAGAAACTCAATCGTGCCGCGGCTGAAGGCCTGATGCTGCCGGCGCAAACCGAGCAAACGCTTATTCCACCACAACAGTGAGTGTGGATTCGACTGCTGCGCTTCGACGTTGATGGCTTCGTAGTGATATTCCGGATCGATGATAATCGGCAGGTAGAGCTTCTGCGGATTGGCGCGAGAGAAGCCGGCGTTGCGATCGCCGCTCCATTGCATGGGAGTGCGCACGCCGTTTCGGTCGCCGAGATAGATATTGTCCCCCATGCCGATTTCGTCGCCGTAGTAGAGCACGGGTGTCCCGGGCAAAGAAAACAACAGCCCATTCATCAGCTCGATGCGGCGGCGATTATTGCTTAACAAGGGAGCCAGGCGGCGGCGGATGCCGAGGTTGATGCGGGCATCGCGATCGTGCGCATAAGCGCGATACATCGAATCCCGCTCTTCGTCGGTCACCATTTCGAGCGTGAGTTCGTCGTGATTGCGCAGAAACAGAGCCCACTGGCATGAATCGGGAATGGCCGGCGTTTGCTCCAGAATATCGACAATCGGAAAGCGATCCTGCGTGTGCATCGCCATGAACAGGCGCGGCATCAGCGGAAAGTGAAAGCACATATGGCACTCATCGCCGTCGCCGAAATAGGCGACAGCATCTTCGGGCCATTGATTCGCCTCAGCAATCAGCATGCGATTAGGAAACTTCTGCTCAATATGCGAACGGACAGCTTTGAGAAAGGTGTGAGTCTCGGGCAAGTTTTCGCAGATCGTCCCTTCGCGCTCGTATAGATAAGGCACGGCATCGAGTCGCATGCCATCGACGCCCATCTCCAGCCAGAAATCCATGATGGGAAATAGAGCTTCCCAGACTGCAGGATTATCGAAATTCAAGTCGGGCTGATGCGAGTAGAACCGATGCCAGAAATAGGCTTTGGCAACGCGATCGTAGGTCCAGTTCGAGACTTCGAAGTCCTGGAAAATGATGCGCGCGTCGCGATACTTCTCGGGCGAATCACTCCAAACGTAGAAGTCGCGCTCGGGACTTCCCGCCGGTGCGCGGCGAGCGCGCTGAAACCACGGATGCTGGTCGGAGGTGTGATTGAGAACAAGTTCCGTAATCACTTTGAGCCCGCGTGCATGCGCAGCAGAGAGAAATTCGCGAAACATCTCCATGTTGCCATACTTGGGATGAATCGACGTGTAGTCAGCGATGTCATAGCCATCGTCCCGCAGCGGCGAAGGATAGAACGGCAATAACCAAATGGCGGTAATGCCGAGGTCTTGCAGGTAGTCAAGCTTTTGCGTCAGCCCGCGAAAATCGCCCGTGCCATCGCCAATACTATCGTGAAACGCACGAACGTGTAGTTCGTAAATTACGGCGTCTTTGAACCATTGCGGGTCACTCATGATGTGCTCTCCTCAGTGAATGCTTGGGGGTGAAATCATTCACCACCCTGCATTTTTTAAAGCAACTGAAGTGCCACGCCCGAGTCTTTCGCGCGCTGACGTTTGTGAAGCTCTTAATGAAGAGCCTTTTCGGCGACAATTCTCGTAACAGGTATTTGTGGTGCATCGGGCGACACGGGATCGCGATCGAAAATCATGGTCAAAGTAGCTAATCGTTTTTCAATCGCGGGGGTGAGCGCGCCGGGCGGCATCCGCCAGGACCAATTCCCGGTGCCGGTACCGGGGAGATTCATCCGCGCTGCGGAGCCAAGTCCGAGCAAATCTTGTGCGGGCACAATGGCGGTGTCTGCAATCGAACCCAGTGCCTGTCGGATCATATCCCAATGAATTTCGGAACCGTCGCCCCCTACATAACTCAAGACAAGATTTCGCTCGCGCTCGACCTGTTCGTTGTTACGCGTGGTGCCGTCCCCTGCTGCGCTGAGAAACCAGCCGACGGTTGTGTCGTTATCGTGAGTACCGGTATAGACCACGCAGTGGCGCGGGTAATTGTGCGGGCGATAGTCGAGTGACTTGGCATCGTCGCCGAAGGCGAATTGCAACACTCGCATGCCGGGCAAGCCTAGTTCATCTCGCAATTGTTCAACTTCCGGCGTAATTAGCCCCAGATCCTCAGCGTAGATCGGCAGCCCGCCGAGTTTGGCAGCGAGTGCTTCGAATAATGCTTTGCCGGGACCGAACACCCAGCGCCCACCGACTGCAGTGGGTGAGGTACCAGGGATTTCCCAATAGGCTTCGAAACCACGAAAGTGATCGAGCCGAACGAAATCGAACATTTGCAGAGAGTGAGCCATCCGCTGGCACCACCAGTCATAACCGTTAGCGTGCATGCGATGCCAACGATAAAGCGGATTACCCCAGCGCTGGCCCGTCGCACTAAAGTAGTCGGGTGGCACACCGGCGACGACCGTTGGTTGCCCTGCCGCATCGAGATAGAACAAGTCGGGATTCGCCCAAACGTCGGCCGAATCGTGCGAGACGAAAATTGGCGCGTCGCCGATGATCATAATTCCCGCGGCATGACAGCGCTTGCGCACGGCTTGCCACTGCCGCGCGAACAGGAATTGAACGAATGCATGACGTTCAATGGCTTCTGCCAAGGCCACGCGCACACGCGCTAAAGCATCGAGATCGCGCCGCGCGAATTCGGCTTGCCAGACGGTCCAACCACTGCCGCCATGAAACTCTTTCAAAGCTGCAAACAAGGAGTAATCTGCCAGCCAGGCTGCTTGCGAATTCTGAAACGCTATAAACGCAAGTTTTAGCTTCGCATTGGCAAGCGATCGGTAGTTGTCGTAAGCACGCCGTAAAAGTGCTTCGTGTGCGGGGCGAACCTGATCGAAGTCGACTTTGGTTTCGTCAGCGGAGACCGGAAAAGCTTTCAAATCGGCCGCGGTCAACAAACCATCGTCGACGAGTCGCTCCAAGCTGATGAGCAGGGGATTGCCCGCGAACGCAGAGTAGCACTGATAGGGGGAGTCCCCATAACCGGTGGGGCCCAGCGGCAAGACTTGCCAGCGGGTTTGGCCGGTTCGCTGCAGGAAATCAATGAAATCGTCGGCCGCAGGCCCGAGGTCGCCGCAGCCGAATTTGCCGGGGAGTGAGGTAATGTGGCAGAGAATGCCCGAAGATCGATGGGCGGAAATGGCAGGTCGAGTCATGGTGTCTCCTTACAACTTGATAGATTTCCGCCTACTTGCGCAACCATAATGATACGGGAAAATTCGCCAGCGCCAGGCCCGCTTGCAATCGTTCGCCAAGCGCGCACTGTTCGGTGCTAAATACGTTCTGCCAACCTTCGCCGCGTAGCGATGCCGGCATTAAAACGGCGGCATCCATCCACACGCTATCGCCAACAGGTGCATTCCCGCCCGGAACGAGGCTGGCGATCATCCGCGGCACAATGACAATTGCCTGTTTGCCTTCGTGGATGCGCGCGAACGCGCAAATGTGCTCGGCTTGCGAACCACTCACCTCCAGCGGTACGTACTGCCCGCCAGTGAACAACTCGGGTAACTCACGCCGCAATTGCAAAGCCTGCTGGTGAATGAACAGCTTGATGTTGCCATCCGTAGCCCGTTCAACCAGATTCTTCAGTAGTGCGGCGCGGCCGGGATCCTTAGCACGGTGTTCCAACGCCCGCAGTCGTTCGTCGAGAAGGCGAAAATCGACCGGGCGACGATTGTCGGGATCAACAAGCGTCAAGCTCCAGACTTCGGTGCCGGGATAAGTATCGGGAACTCCGGGAGATGTTAATTTCAGCAGCGTTTGCGACATCGAGTTCCACCAACCCCAGCGCGTTACCAGATCGGCAAAGGGCTCGAAATCGACTCGGAACGCGCTCGCTGGCTCGACGGCTAGAATAGCCTTTACAAAATCGTGCGTGGCATGTTCGTAGGCTTCATTCGGCGCGATCCAGCTCGAATTCGTCTTGGCCTCACGCAGGGCTTTGCTCAAGTACTGGCAAATACGTTCGATGTATTCGTCGAGCGCCGAACCCGAAAGAGAGGCCGCTGGCCAGCTGCCGAGCAGGGTTTGATAAAGCAGGTACTCGTCATTGCGACTCGGGGCCAGCTCGCCATCGACCTTGATCTTTTTTCGCTTATTCCAGCGCGACCATCGGAGCACGCATTCTTTCCAGCGAGTGGGAATTTCGGAGAGGGTGTTAATCCGCGCACGGACATCTTCGCTGCGCTTGGTATCGTGAGTCGAGAGGCAAGTGAGTGAGCGGGGATAGCGATTCTGACGATCGAGATTCTGTTGATGAAAGGCGGTCGTGCTCAAGCCGAAACGACTCGGGTCGCCGCCCACTTCGTTTAACGAGATGAGCCGCAGATAGCGATAGAAAGTGGTGTCCTCGACCGCCTTGGCCATCATGGGGCCAGTAAACTGCTGGAAGCGGCCGACGAAATTTAAACGCAGTTGGCGCTCGCGCTCGGACGCTCGCTCTAAATTGCCGTGCAACAACACTTCGCGAATGAAGTCATAGACGTGATGGCTATCAGCTGGGTTTTTGCGCTTCGCGCGGGCAACGGCTTGTTCGACGTAGGCACGATCGCGCTCGCGGACCTGGTCGCCCACGGTGTAAGTGCGATAGACCGGAAAACAGGCGACAATCTCGCGCAGCGCCAATGTTAGTCCGTTGAGCGTGAAGTCGTGCGACCAGCGCTGACATTCGGAAATGCGGTCGAGCTGATGGCTGAGAACATGGAGTTCGCTCGCCATCGAGACCTTCATGATCAGCCGTTTGCTGTGATAGGTCATTTCTTCAAAAGAGGGCTTATCCGAGATGAACCGCTCATAGATGGAAGTAATTGCTTTTTCATTTCGACTGTCGACAAACAGGCTATTCACGTCGACGAGAAAATCGTAGCCCGAAGTTCCGGCGACGGGCCAATCGATGGGAAGTCGTTCGTTGCGTTCGAGAATTTTCTCGACAACTACATACAGCGCTTTGCTCGCTTCAATCGATTTTGTGGTGCGGTAGCGATCCGTCACCAGTTGTCGGAGGCGAGGTACGAACGATTCCCAGGGAAGCATTGGTTCTGTTTGAGTGGCGGACTGCACTGCGACGCGGTCGTACTCCGCGCGACAGAACTGCAACCAGCGCTCGATCTGCAGATTGAGCAGATAGCCGGCCGGATCGTAAAGCCCATCCGCGTGATCGATACGGAGGCCATCGAGTTTTCCATCGGCAATCAGCTTGAGCACGAAGGCATGCGAACGGGCAAAGACTTCTGGCTGTTCCATGCAAACGGCCGCCAGGCCATTCACATCGAAGAAGCGACGGTAATTGATTTCGTCAGAAGCCACGCGCCAATGAGACAAGCGATAAGCCTGATCTTCGAGCAGTTGTTCCAAGCGGTCGAAGCTCTGTGGATTTCCCGCTTCACCATTGAATTGTTGCACGTTCTTCTGAATAAAGTTGAGAATCGTCGGTTCTTGATCCGCCACCGTTCTTAGTCGGCGCTTGATGATTTCTTTCTCGCGATCGCGCTCGGCCCGTTGTGCCGGATCGGTTGTTTCGCGCGGCGGGAGGTGATTGATGGCCGTGAGAATGCTTTGATATTCGAGGGCTGCGGGATTCTCCGCACCGAGTGCCGTCGTCAATTCCTCCAGACGATGGCCGAGAATCAGCGAGTAAGTGCGGGGGGCAATGGGAAACGAGCGCTCGTAGTATCGCAATAGGAACGAACCATCGGCATATTCCAATTGCAACTGCTGGTTCTCGAGAACGCGGCCAAATTGATCGCCCAGAACAGGAAGCAAGACTTTGTTGGCAAGTTCTGATTTGAGCGGCGACCAATCAATGTCGAAGTAAATCGCGAACTGAGAACTGGGGCCATTTTCGAGCACGTCTTGCCACCAGAGATTGTCATTGCTGGCGACACCCATGTGATTGGGAACGAAGTCGAGAATATGCCCCATGCCTGACTGGCGAAGCGCGGCCACAAAGGCATCAAAATCCTGTTCGCTGCCGATCTCAGGGTTCAGCTGACCGTGATCGACGATGTCGTAGCCATGTTCGCTGCCAGTGACCGCTTTAAGGTATGGCGAAGCATAGCAATGACTTACGCCGAGGCGTTGCAAGTAGGGAATAATCGCGGTGGCATCAGTGAAGCGAAACTTGTGATGCAACTGCAAACGATAAGTCGCGGCGGGTTGCACTTGCTGCTGAGCCTGGCGCTCGGCAACCGCCATCCACTCGGCGGCGAGAAGACCTTCGGTATCTCCGGCAGCGGCCAACGACATGTGAGGTTCTTTCTGCAATAACGACTCACTCGCTAAGTGCGAGGAATCTAGCGAGGCAATTAGCCTTGCCGACGGAGTTTCCTCCAGCAGTTCAGAATTGGGAGAGAGAGTCTGTTCAGCAGCTGGCAGGGACGTCATCGGCAATGCACCTTCCTTAACACTTCGAGCATTCAGCCACCAGCGGGTCGCAGCTGCTGCAGGCCCTTGCAGCGCGCGGCGCTGCCGAGGGCAGAACTTCGCCGCCAGCAGAGCAAGCGGCATGCCGATGCGTCTTGCGACCCGAGGCACATGTCGCAAGCCATTACACAGAAATAACTTACAAACACCGTGCCGGATTTGCAGATAGATTCGTTGAACGATTTGCAGCCAAGGTTCGGTCGAGGACGTTACACTGGAGGTCAAAACGGAAGAAGCCTACGATGCCTTGGAATAGTTGGAAGAAATTGCCATTGCCGGTGATTGGCATGGTCCACTTGTGGCCACTCCCGGGCACGCCGCGGAGTGAATTGAGTCTGTTGGACATTCGCGATCAGGCGCTCCGCGATGCCGAAGCGCTTGTCAGCGGTGGCGTACACGGACTGATGATCGAAAACTTTGGCGATACTCCGTTCGAGCCCGGCTGCGTGCCACCGGCGACCATTGCCCAATTGACCTGGCTACTCGCTGAGGTCAAACGTCTGGCCGCCACCATTCCTTGCGGCGTGAATGTGCTGCGGAACGATGCCCTGGCTGCGCTCGCAGTGGCGGCCGCAGCGGGGGGCGAATTCATTCGCGTGAACGTGTTGACTGGCGCGCGCGTGACCGATCAAGGAATCATCCAAGGGCAAGCGCACGAGTTACTGCGTGAGCGAAAACGCTTGAATGCCGGGGCTATTCAAATCTGGGCTGATGTCGACGTCAAACATTCCGCTCCGCTCGCGCCACGCCCCATCAGCGACGAAGTCGGCGACCTCGTGTACCGCGCGCATGCCGATGCCGTGATCGTCACCGGTCGCAGCACCGGCGCTGCGACCAGCCTTGATGATTTGCAGCAAGTCATTACGGCTGCCGCAGGCAAGCCCGTAATCGTCGGCAGCGGCGTATCAGCCAGAAACATCGCCAATCTGCGCGGCAAAGCTGCGGCCGTCATTGTGGGCTCGTCGCTGAAAGTCGATGGCGTGGCGACGAACGGGGTCGATCCGCAGCGGGTAAAGGAACTGCTGAGTTTGCTCGCTTAAGTTTCCGCGGGTGGCCGGAAAACACGAGAAAACTCGCAGTGAATGCCGCTCTTTCTTGTTACCGCCCCGTTCATCCGTTAAGCTGCCACGCGGTTCGCTGCATTTCACTTCCCGCCTTCCCACCTCTGCCGGAGCCCGCCTGTGCTATTGGCTGAAATGAATTGGCCTGCTGTGGCCGCGTTGCCCAAGACGACGCCGGTCGTCATTCCCATCGCTGCCATCGAACAGCACGGCCATCATATGCCGGTGTTCACCGATAGCCTGCTGCTGGGCGAAGTCATTCGCCGGGCCCACGAGCAGTTGAAAACGAAAGTCCTGTTCACGCCCCTGATGTGGCTGGGCAATTCCGAACATCACATCGACTTTGCCGGCACCATGACAGCTGCCCCGCGGGTTTATCTCGACCTGCTGAGCAATCTGATCGACAACATGATCACGCACGGCTTTCAGCGGATTGTGCTGGTCAACGGCCACGGCGGCAATCACGTGCCCGGGCAACAGGTGGTCTTTGAACTGCGGCAGAAACATCGCCAGCGGAACGACCTGTTGCTTCTCAACGCCACCTATTGGCTGCTCGGTGGCAAACCCTACGAACTCGATTCCGCGCTCGAACAACGCCGCATGGGGCACGCCTGCGAATGGGAGACGTCGATGATGCTCCGCATTCGCCCAGACCTGGTGACCGACCTGAACAAGACCGTGAACGTCGACTTCGGCAATCCCTTTGAGCCGGGGAGCCGCGGTTGGATCACAAAAGAACGAACCCCGACCGGACACATTGGCGATCCGCGCAAGGCGACTGCCGAGAAAGGTGAAACGCTGTTCAGCGTGTTCACGGCAGACGTTGTTACCTATATCGAGCGGATGCTGGCCTGGGATGGCAAATCATGGAACGGTTAAGCGACGATTCCACTCCAGCCCGGCCGGGCTATTGGAAGTGGACGATCTGCGGCATGTTGTTCTTGGCAACCATGCTGATGTATTTGGATCGCCAAACGCTGTCGGCCATGTCGAAGCGAATCATCGAAGAGTTTTCGCTCTCCAAAGAGCAGTACGGCATGCTCGAGTGGGGCTTTGGGCTGGCCTTTGCTGCCGGAGCCATCGTGAACGGTCTGCTGGCGGATCGGTTCAGTGTCCGTTGGCTCTATCCACTGGTGCTGATCGGCTGGTCACTGGCCGGTGTCGCCACCGCCTGGAGCGCCGAAATTGGCGCAGCACTGCTGCCGATTGTGGGAGACAATCACACCTGGCTCGGCATGACGGGCCAGAGTAGCGACGGCGGTTACCTGGGGTTATTCGTTTGCCGCGTACTGCTGGGCTTTTGCGAAGCGGGGCATTGGCCTTGCGCACTCATCACGACGCAAAGGTTGCTATCGGGGGCCGATCGAACCTTGGGCAACAGCGTGCTGCAAAGCGGGGCTTCGGTCGGCGCTGTGCTCACTCCTCTCGCGGTGATGGTGATGCTTACCGAAGACTCGTCCAGTTGGCGGCGGCCGTTCATTGT
Above is a window of Anatilimnocola aggregata DNA encoding:
- the treS gene encoding maltose alpha-D-glucosyltransferase, whose product is MSDPQWFKDAVIYELHVRAFHDSIGDGTGDFRGLTQKLDYLQDLGITAIWLLPFYPSPLRDDGYDIADYTSIHPKYGNMEMFREFLSAAHARGLKVITELVLNHTSDQHPWFQRARRAPAGSPERDFYVWSDSPEKYRDARIIFQDFEVSNWTYDRVAKAYFWHRFYSHQPDLNFDNPAVWEALFPIMDFWLEMGVDGMRLDAVPYLYEREGTICENLPETHTFLKAVRSHIEQKFPNRMLIAEANQWPEDAVAYFGDGDECHMCFHFPLMPRLFMAMHTQDRFPIVDILEQTPAIPDSCQWALFLRNHDELTLEMVTDEERDSMYRAYAHDRDARINLGIRRRLAPLLSNNRRRIELMNGLLFSLPGTPVLYYGDEIGMGDNIYLGDRNGVRTPMQWSGDRNAGFSRANPQKLYLPIIIDPEYHYEAINVEAQQSNPHSLLWWNKRLLGLRRQHQAFSRGTIEFLDPQNRKILAFVRKYQGETLLVVANLSRFVQYVELDLSSFEGIAPVELFGQTPFPQIGKLPYLLTLGPHTFYWFSLGSKTEAIAAGLPARVPELIVPASAISWEQIFAGAGDLALAGVLRTYLQRTIPQQKATRKIRATHLRDVLAIAPGMFHLAIMEMEFNEGDPESHAIPLGFAPLDVLDEWPATQLGRIVARLKGSPDSVQGVLYDTSEVPAFAQAVFDAIQSGRSVPGAFGGELVTSKLQSMPVDDSSLPPMIVTTEHFNHCYNFGNKWLLKVYRGVEAGPHPEVEIGTMLSEQGAPVSVAPLIASVEYKRRKAEPMTLGIVTQYVPHESDAWQYTLDCLSTFYERVATLPDPDATLRGSSFNPFAADRMLPEIAEELIGSYLENVRILGRRLGELHLALANTSERPAFAPLEFSPQYQRSLYQAMRTQALDVLYELSQQHSALPVELRPMAAQVIESEVAILACFHRLIDRKLPMLRTRVQGECHLGQVLHTGRDFVFIDLEGLPTQTIGERRIKRTPLSDVVGMLSSFASAAISTLYGLSTGRGRPQGTIRDEDRQRLGLWGRLWFNWVAGTFVPSYASTVAGVPILPTSEADRKLLLTSLMLDKWLSELELELQQRPDWTRIPLRGILATLDWAEAEAAVGPPPMKD
- the malQ gene encoding 4-alpha-glucanotransferase — its product is MTRPAISAHRSSGILCHITSLPGKFGCGDLGPAADDFIDFLQRTGQTRWQVLPLGPTGYGDSPYQCYSAFAGNPLLISLERLVDDGLLTAADLKAFPVSADETKVDFDQVRPAHEALLRRAYDNYRSLANAKLKLAFIAFQNSQAAWLADYSLFAALKEFHGGSGWTVWQAEFARRDLDALARVRVALAEAIERHAFVQFLFARQWQAVRKRCHAAGIMIIGDAPIFVSHDSADVWANPDLFYLDAAGQPTVVAGVPPDYFSATGQRWGNPLYRWHRMHANGYDWWCQRMAHSLQMFDFVRLDHFRGFEAYWEIPGTSPTAVGGRWVFGPGKALFEALAAKLGGLPIYAEDLGLITPEVEQLRDELGLPGMRVLQFAFGDDAKSLDYRPHNYPRHCVVYTGTHDNDTTVGWFLSAAGDGTTRNNEQVERERNLVLSYVGGDGSEIHWDMIRQALGSIADTAIVPAQDLLGLGSAARMNLPGTGTGNWSWRMPPGALTPAIEKRLATLTMIFDRDPVSPDAPQIPVTRIVAEKALH
- a CDS encoding DUF1559 family PulG-like putative transporter, coding for MLVRRRAFTLVELLVVMAIIAVLVALLLPAVQKAREAASRASCSNNLRQIALAMHNHENALSYLPASKRTTKPQRSWAPDILPFLEQANMVSDANYDLDCNWWRDTDEATMTAIPNGTTAKKHIRAFICPSTPIPERIQNKLDSSAGDKVGACGDYFAVEGVSSAINTDLPTAYQINFNGASFLAGALRPFEDANPNIPTGNTYPYAFRKTTFKSITDGTSNTILMGECAGREDVWRGRVMRPAVADTMSANCARARGGAWATNDNPYTIGARVDWCGGTIPGKMKINSSNEYGFLFYSFHDRGANFAIADGSVEFISDKVALWVLAALSTRSGGEALSATDY